Proteins from a single region of Eremothecium gossypii ATCC 10895 chromosome VI, complete sequence:
- the FCF2 gene encoding Fcf2p (Syntenic homolog of Saccharomyces cerevisiae YLR051C (FCF2)), with translation MSDQDIDALFASLRSAAPPTATPAPDAPTDDVLSVADADADARHAAFRDIEQRLRRLPRIQSGFDGLAAQPPARARSAPPAPAPPAADWFQLPRPELTPELRRDLALIKHRAALDPKRHYRKEKWQVPERFSVGTVIEGTGEFYSSRLQNSQRKATMLETLLADDDSARYFRRRYAEVQVTKTSGKRAHYKRVRDRRRRP, from the coding sequence ATGAGCGACCAGGACATCGACGCCCTCTTCGCCTCGCTgcgctccgccgcgccgcccacCGCCACGCCCGCGCCCGACGCGCCCACCGACGACGTTCTCAGCGTCGCCGACGCCGACGCCGATGCACGCCACGCCGCCTTCCGCGACATCGagcagcgcctgcgccgcctgccgcgCATACAGTCCGGCTTTGACGGCCTCGCCGCCCAGCCGccggcccgcgcgcgcagcgcgcccccggcgccggcgccgcccgccgcagACTGGTTCCAGCTCCCGCGGCCCGAGCTCACGCCGGAGCTACGCCGCGATCTCGCGCTGATTAAGCACAGGGCTGCCCTAGACCCGAAGCGCCACTACCGGAAAGAGAAATGGCAGGTCCCCGAGCGCTTCAGTGTGGGCACCGTCATCGAAGGCACCGGTGAATTCtacagcagcaggctgCAGAATAGCCAGCGCAAGGCCACCATGCTGGAAACGCTGCTCGCCGACGACGACTCCGCGCGCTACTTCCGCCGGCGCTACGCCGAGGTCCAGGTTACCAAGACAAGCGGTAAGCGCGCGCACTACAAGCGTGTGCGCGAccgacgccgccgcccatAA
- the IES3 gene encoding Ies3p (Syntenic homolog of Saccharomyces cerevisiae YLR052W (IES3) Newly annotated start codon according to experimentaly determined 5 end of mRNA using 5 RACE.), whose translation MEGLLQSDAQLAFSRQAVRRYEAAAPEVDDDRKSGHKRHIISVDDHLKINYEVVKNVPGNLVDVASAKGKKAVKADEIARINKFKALYFKEQLHRLHDEFVTKSAALREDGALPAPPAPPSQQQQYEWLCEIQAGLLQQYRDAVQEEKRWYLKKELLLDANIRLDLFTSRDSVSGTLKVGKDNTHKSCIF comes from the coding sequence ATGGAGGGCCTGTTGCAGTCTGACGCGCAGCTGGCGTTTTCCAGGCAGGCGGTACGCCGCTACGAGGCAGCCGCACCCGAGGTCGACGACGATCGCAAGAGCGGGCACAAGCGGCACATCATCTCGGTGGACGACCACCTGAAGATCAACTACGAGGTGGTCAAGAACGTGCCCGGGAACCTCGTGGACGTCGCGAGTGCGAAGGGCAAGAAGGCGGTGAAAGCGGACGAGATTGCGCGCATCAATAAGTTCAAGGCGCTGTACTTCAAGGAGCAGCTCCACCGACTGCACGACGAGTTTGTGACCAAgagcgcggcgctgcgcgaggacggcgcgctgccggcgccgccggcgccgccgtcgcagcagcagcagtaCGAATGGCTCTGTGAGATCCAGGCcggcctgctgcagcagtaCCGCGACGCAGTGCAGGAGGAGAAGCGCTGGTACCTGAagaaggagctgctgctggacgcCAACATCCGGCTGGACCTGTTCACGTCACGTGACTCCGTATCCGGCACGCTCAAAGTCGGCAAGGACAACACGCACAAGTCGTGCATCTTCTGa
- the FRS2 gene encoding phenylalanine--tRNA ligase subunit alpha (Syntenic homolog of Saccharomyces cerevisiae YFL022C (FRS2)), translating to MSDLQLRILSKLGELGELPSTREQFPDVDPQVVLSALNSLKAHGKLEYTKQDTVYYSLTTEGETIVAEGSHEVKLLQLVSRFGKLQIKDVAAQLGPNGKVGQARAFKNGWLEKTQDNELIVSSKVGDAAAVVDETREQLLRVVKNETSGLGDKLLNDLKKRKLILPKKETTFHVVKGADFSTELTKLETDITSDMVLTGAYKDLKFKPYNFNSQGLPSQSGALHPLSKIREEFRQIFFGMGFTEMPSNQYVETGFWNFDTLFVPQQHPARDLQDTFYLKDPIQSDLPEDKEYIANIKAVHEEGKYDSIGYRYNWNEEESQKLVLRTHTTAISAAMLHKLAEDPKPTRLFSIDRVFRNEAVDATHLAEFHQVEGVLADYNITLGDLIQFMEDFFAKMGVTGLRFKPTYNPYTEPSMEIYSWHKGLQKWVEIGNSGLFRPEMLEPMGLPKDLRVLGWGLSLERPTMIKYGVKNIRELLGHKVSLDFIASNPAARLDEELYN from the coding sequence ATGTCTGATTTACAATTGAGGATTTTAAGCAAGCTGGGGGAGCTAGGGGAGCTGCCATCCACGCGCGAACAATTCCCCGATGTGGACCCGCAGGTGGTGCTCTCGGCGCTGAACTCGCTGAAGGCCCACGGCAAGCTAGAGTACACTAAGCAGGACACTGTGTATTACTCGCTGACCACAGAGGGTGAGACGATTGTTGCTGAGGGCTCGCATGAGgtgaagctgctgcagctggtgaGCCGGTTCGGCAAGCTGCAGATCAAGGACGtggcggcgcagctgggGCCGAACGGCAAGGTCGGGCAGGCGCGTGCGTTCAAGAACGGGTGGCTGGAGAAGACCCAGGACAACGAGCTGATAGTGAGCAGCAAGGTGGGCGATGCGGCCGCCGTCGTGGACGAGACGCGGGAGCAGCTGCTACGCGTGGTCAAGAACGAGACAAGCGGTCTGGGCGATAAGCTGCTCAACGACCTCAAGAAGCGGAAGCTCATCTTGCCGAAGAAGGAGACTACCTTCCACGTGGTCAAGGGCGCGGACTTCTCGACAGAGCTCACCAAGCTGGAGACCGACATCACCTCGGACATGGTGCTGACGGGCGCATACAAGGACTTAAAGTTTAAGCCTTATAACTTCAACTCACAGGGCCTGCCCTCGCAGTCCGGCGCGCTGCATCCGCTAAGTAAGATTCGGGAGGAGTTTAGACAGATTTTCTTTGGCATGGGCTTCACGGAAATGCCCTCGAACCAATATGTCGAGACCGGCTTCTGGAACTTTGACACGCTCTTTGTGCCACAACAGCATCCCGCACGTGATCTACAGGATACCTTCTACTTGAAGGACCCGATCCAGTCCGACCTGCCAGAGGACAAGGAATATATTGCCAACATCAAGGCAGTGCATGAGGAGGGCAAGTACGACTCTATCGGCTACAGATACAACTGGAATGAGGAAGAGTCGCAAAAACTCGTTTTGAGAACTCACACTACTGCTATTTCGGCCGCTATGCTGCACAAACTGGCCGAAGACCCCAAGCCAACCCGTCTGTTCTCCATAGACCGTGTGTTCCGTAACGAAGCTGTCGACGCGACACATTTGGCAGAGTTCCACCAGGTGGAGGGTGTCCTGGCAGACTACAACATCACTCTAGGTGACCTGATCCAGTTCATGGAGGACTTCTTTGCCAAGATGGGTGTCACGGGCTTGCGTTTCAAGCCGACTTACAATCCGTACACTGAGCCATCCATGGAGATTTACTCGTGGCACAAGGGACTACAGAAATGGGTTGAGATCGGTAACTCCGGTCTGTTCAGACCAGAGATGCTGGAGCCAATGGGCCTACCAAAGGACCTGAGAGTCCTGGGATGGGGTCTGTCCTTGGAGCGTCCTACTATGATCAAATACGGGGTAAAAAACATCCGGGAGCTTCTAGGACACAAGGTCTCCTTGGATTTCATTGCAAGTAACCCAGCAGCGCGTCTAGACGAAGAATTGTACAATTGA
- the OSW2 gene encoding Osw2p (Syntenic homolog of Saccharomyces cerevisiae YLR054C (OSW2); 1-intron) has translation MVAVESNDKQLTCLLAGDTPITQVLSWRLNLMKTNVVLAAHSVPKKGKGTISWKSSKYGSNIYKPSEAIHSLRHLSSTRKFDIIVMSAISMKELQITCELIFKFCHNKTVIIVDSNFAVELDHFIVSQFPSDDLLKHKPTVVAMICDAEVRMVSATSYYLASDSYKYVFGLSYKTNQAELKYWQNLELVKEQFKDPNSKLNKFLQQLSSDKVSRLIKLVPSSKNTTNEMALEIWHRIIPKIAVHILSIVFQQCDYEKLLTDAGPVGVFKDLVFELMNISSHQAGGLLKDFVNETAEEGVKNSNLLSMINFENVIKLAKRKKRKLEKWVPANSPQRLNLNFEAYCFYHRYEFPANVLLSQPILVADRFGLRSSSLNFLCGVYSQYLAMTKTLPNQELFSKQEKPVFPFGPTMQFPTSGREPSRNSLKPPPKRPSKKDISSSMREKKQKKERKAKKDGKELLEKPKLLAGDSSNREDEMKGMALSPDSKTIGDLDEPTKKQVLRDSDILLTIMLQAKVDLNRHMSPELRHPDLELPPDLQALYLGAETYDFGLHMSPKGPFLSPTRELMLPRVTDKDDEDNKTESTERNHGKYDTNTRGKLARTSPTAPISATSNGHELSRLSAEEQEDDDDDSEDEDSEDDYDESDDESNECEDDYEEEEKHGYKRNQYSGRETLRPLNRRMCDDEMCVVDSTISLPSFQRKERNNLQYTGQYSESIGEFSRSLTSKYTTDLEKQIRLEPFTMSKYYQEVYQPDEFDGPMAHTPLNSTTLKPMPTALSAKSRHSLDPRTVSKLWKFQRRQHMEMGQISRPLTTPEDSLLQHLLILKRANMGGILNVTTSRYGDVDTSETIYQDWRNGEGELYRLRLTGGNEV, from the exons ATGGTGGCCGTTGAAAGCAATGACAAGCAGCTTACTTGTCTATTAG CGGGTGATACTCCTATCACGCAGGTCCTATCATGGAGACTCAATCTTATGAAGACCAATGTGGTACTCGCAGCTCATAGTGTTCCTAAAAAGGGCAAGGGAACTATTTCGTGGAAATCGAGTAAATACGGCTCTAATATCTACAAGCCAAGTGAGGCTATACATAGTCTCCGGCACCTTTCCTCTACAAGGAAGTTTGATATCATAGTTATGTCTGCAATATCGATGAAAGAGCTTCAAATTACATGTGAACTGATCTTCAAATTTTGTCATAATAAAACAGTAATCATTGTTGATTCCAACTTCGCGGTTGAATTAGACCACTTCATTGTTTCACAGTTTCCATCCGATGATCTTCTCAAACATAAACCAACAGTGGTGGCCATGATATGTGATGCAGAGGTTAGGATGGTTTCAGCCACCTCATACTATTTGGCCAGTGATTCATACAAATACGTGTTTGGTCTCTCTTACAAGACGAATCAAGCCGAATTGAAATACTGGCAAAACCTTGAACTTGTCAAAGAGCAATTTAAGGATCCGAATTCAAAACTTAACAAGTTTTTACAACAGTTAAGTTCGGACAAAGTATCAAGGTTAATAAAACTAGTTCCCTCCTCGAAAAACACTACAAATGAAATGGCTTTGGAAATATGGCACCGTATAATCCCTAAAATTGCCGTCCATATCTTATCAATTGTATTTCAACAGTGTGATTACGAAAAGTTGTTAACGGATGCTGGACCAGTAGGCGTTTTCAAGGACTTGGTGTTTGAGTTAATGAACATATCTTCGCATCAAGCCGGTGGACTTTTAAAAGATTTTGTAAATGAAACCGCAGAAGAAGGCGTGAAGAACTCTAACCTATTATCTATGATAAACTTCGAAAATGTGATAAAACTAGCTAAGCGGAAAAAGCGCAAGTTGGAAAAGTGGGTACCTGCAAACTCACCGCAGCGCCTAAATCTTAATTTTGAAGCTTATTGTTTTTACCATAGGTATGAGTTCCCTGCTAACGTACTACTATCTCAGCCAATACTTGTTGCGGATAGATTTGGTTTAAGATCGTCTAGTCTTAACTTTCTATGTGGAGTATACTCCCAATATTTGGCAATGACCAAGACTCTACCCAACCAAGAACTATTTAGTAAACAGGAGAAGCCAGTGTTCCCATTTGGTCCAACTATGCAATTTCCAACCTCTGGCCGAGAGCCCAGCCGCAATTCCCTTAAACCTCCACCCAAGAGACCCTCAAAGAAGGACATATCATCAAGCATGAGAGAAAAGAAGCAAAAGAAAGAAAGAAAGGCCAAAAAGGACGGTAAAGAGCTACTAGAAAAGCCAAAATTGCTAGCAGGAGACAGCTCCAACAGGGAGGACGAAATGAAGGGAATGGCTCTCAGTCCTGATTCCAAGACCATAGGTGACCTCGATGAGCCAACAAAAAAGCAAGTGCTCAGGGATTCGGACATATTGCTGACGATCATGTTGCAGGCAAAGGTGGACTTAAATCGGCATATGTCGCCAGAGTTAAGGCATCCGGATTTAGAGTTACCCCCAGATTTACAGGCTCTATATCTCGGTGCGGAAACATACGATTTTGGATTGCATATGTCACCAAAGGGGCCATTTTTATCACCTACTAGGGAATTGATGCTGCCGCGAGTCACAGATAAGGATGATGAAGATAATAAAACTGAAAGTACAGAACGTAACCACGGAAAGTATGATACTAATACACGGGGTAAGTTGGCAAGAACTTCACCAACGGCGCCTATTTCCGCTACCTCCAACGGCCATGAGCTATCCAGGCTTTCTGCAGAGGAACAGGAagatgacgacgacgactCCGAAGACGAGGACTCAGAGGATGATTACGATGAATCTGATGATGAGTCCAACGAATGTGAGGACGATTAtgaggaggaggagaagcATGGATACAAGAGAAACCAGTATTCGGGTCGGGAGACCCTCCGTCCGTTGAACAGGCGGATGTGTGATGATGAGATGTGTGTCGTAGACTCGACTATCAGTTTGCCAAGTTTCCAGCGCAAGGAACGCAACAACCTGCAGTATACAGGACAATACAGTGAAAGCATTGGCGAGTTCTCGCGCTCGCTCACTTCGAAGTACACCACGGATTTGGAGAAGCAGATACGTTTGGAGCCCTTCACCATGTCGAAGTACTATCAGGAGGTGTACCAACCCGATGAATTCGACGGCCCGATGGCTCACACGCCTCTAAATAGCACAACCCTAAAGCCCATGCCGACCGCCCTTTCGGCCAAGTCGCGTCACTCTTTGGATCCAAGAACTGTCAGCAAGTTGTGGAAATTCCAGAGAAGACAGCACATGGAAATGGGACAAATCTCAAGGCCGTTGACGACCCCGGAAGATAGTCTTCTACAACACTTGCTGATACTTAAAAGAGCAAACATGGGTGGTATCCTTAACGTCACCACCAGTAGGTATGGCGATGTCGACACTTCTGAAACTATTTACCAGGATTGGCGAAATGGTGAGGGGGAATTATATAGGTTGCGTCTTACCGGAGGAAATGAAGTATAG
- a CDS encoding AFR518Cp (NOHBY648; No homolog in Saccharomyces cerevisiae; Syntenic homolog of Kluyveromyces lactis KLLA0F25190g): MGIIKVNRKLQALVDDSGSPTGSVSDSENVANEPLYGTKGLETTFCLSQAGEDATQVEKVELQLSKGSLVSGFETISDVKYLDKDAFSYTSSFQARPFSDCFDFTQPKSETIFDAGNQGAIPSLATKDIISEALITDKTAVDSISSFIPRENAEHGIESELEDSSNHIQCVIDQIVHFKSEFRELIAKIDAASLESARYRYSQGNRSQNEQLAEVTGSNAVMSEVVDTVIQTLNGLLPRRAPPKRTAILASSVPPETKKPKANMQAFNFRGNSLVTQYPNSGERTVIVQEDDPCSKLPNFGVILIKSPSLISQLWDEYTKLPSEWPVKDLFSFSLQQREHSHLDIEIASRRRLTIRELENSYGSSWRNADKNFSRQINRRKKIWCAIEQGLLDGLELKECFEILENYVRDRGKGLSWYYNGVPFRLIEMSRDKKPS; encoded by the coding sequence ATGGGCATCATTAAGGTTAACAGAAAATTGCAAGCGTTGGTAGATGACAGTGGCAGCCCTACAGGTTCTGTTAGCGACAGCGAAAATGTGGCAAACGAACCACTATATGGCACTAAAGGGTTAGAGACAACTTTCTGTCTATCACAAGCTGGCGAGGACGCGACTCAAGTAGAAAAGGTTGAGTTGCAATTAAGCAAGGGAAGCCTTGTTTCAGGCTTTGAAACGATATCCGATGTGAAATATTTGGACAAGGATGCCTTCAGCTACACCTCTTCATTTCAAGCTCGGCCCTTCTCAGATTGTTTTGACTTCACACAACCAAAAAGCGAGACGATCTTTGATGCTGGTAATCAAGGCGCGATACCATCGCTGGCCACAAAAGATATCATTTCGGAGGCCCTCATTACTGACAAAACTGCTGTAGACAGTATCTCCTCATTTATTCCTCGAGAAAATGCCGAGCATGGTATAGAATCAGAGCTTGAAGATTCATCTAACCATATTCAGTGTGTCATAGACCAGATTGTACATTTCAAAAGCGAATTTAGAGAGCTAATTGCGAAGATTGATGCAGCATCCCTTGAATCCGCTCGTTATCGGTACTCACAGGGAAATCGCTCGCAGAATGAACAACTTGCTGAGGTTACTGGCTCAAATGCTGTTATGTCTGAAGTTGTAGATACTGTTATCCAAACCTTGAATGGGCTGTTGCCTAGAAGGGCTCCGCCGAAAAGAACCGCAATTCTTGCATCATCCGTTCCTCCCGAAACCAAAAAGCCTAAGGCGAATATGCAGGCCTTCAATTTCCGTGGAAACTCCTTGGTTACTCAATACCCTAATTCAGGGGAGCGTACTGTTATTGTACAAGAAGACGATCCCTGTAGTAAATTGCCGAATTTTGGCGTGATATTAATCAAATCCCCTTCTCTGATATCGCAGCTATGGGACGAATATACAAAGCTTCCCAGTGAGTGGCCTGTCAAAGACTTGTTTTCATTTTCCTTGCAACAACGTGAACATAGCCACTTGGACATAGAAATCGCAAGCAGACGAAGGCTCACCATTCGCGAGTTGGAAAATAGTTACGGGTCCTCTTGGCGGAATGCTGATAAGAACTTCTCGCGGCAAATAAATAGGAGGAAGAAGATATGGTGTGCAATAGAACAAGGCCTACTAGATGGGCTAGAACTGAAAGAATGTTTTGAAATTTTAGAGAACTATGTGAGAGATCGAGGCAAGGGTCTGAGTTGGTATTATAACGGTGTTCCTTTCAGGCTAATAGAGATGAGTAGGGACAAAAAACCATCTTAG
- the BUD27 gene encoding prefoldin-like protein (Syntenic homolog of Saccharomyces cerevisiae YFL023W (BUD27)) encodes MSELSEQVERTLGNLEKKAEFLEEQRGHFIALRQRLVEYDPEKYAAHAGDGGSGVRGLVFGEVILSTRVYLSLGCEYYVEKQPAEAVAWVEGRLRLLEDAQDQFRVQIAHAKSTLRELAALDGAGGADWAAESSGEDGLPLMEIREELDEDGNVTSGAVRRAGGPEAGAKRVDAAEEGLPLMEIREELDEDGNVTGGSVRRAGGNVQRAGRAASASDAGHKSQDTGAARPDQAAEERLEQDLAPQQPAEDAGGLDEFYEVLEEMGITAPRESVDVGTPVEAAESGPVSRVNAIDHDDIYSFDELVRQLEQTDLDSDDDFDPSESQYDYESAKLALGWDNEDNGNSEYEDEDEDEDDNDYDGTYMPSVVPGGAAQASFFAQVNKLRAEKLSKMEKAPVTPRPILKNRRPTTSSKKSVGFAPKLDIYEVENVKKETKANTFSFPRNRYLLDQQDTRSSTLDDDGFDSELFARLIGAKPADEIHGRFQTNWDQSAIKSKPKISLFKQNRGSLLGDVLEREPAMNDTVEREPAINDIVEREPAINDIVEREPAINDIVEREPAINDIVEREPAVSDIVERKSSKLLTKKDLKSLRKPREASRIVETINFSDSEEEIQDSSVQADINESAENSSDKHHHRAPVQDQSFPAVIQKHIDARDDVIQDIKVDYQLLGRDLDDMAKAYALGAYDDDVDDPGALLEKLEDLKVYNALVEELKDDISDFRDGSTSAADKEDSDEPVISDVIEHDLNDAMLPNSDDIDVQYDRLIDEVSLQYHSMRKRMVASSAIVSNVTEESLELEPIDEFGNPITTSRFKTALTKPVLPIP; translated from the coding sequence ATGAGCGAACTCAGCGAGCAGGTAGAGCGGACGCTAGGGAACCTGGAGAAGAAGGCGGAGTTTTTGGAGGAGCAGCGAGGGCACTTTATTGCGTTGCGGCAGCGGCTGGTGGAGTATGATCCCGAGAAGTACGCGGCGCATGCGGGTGACGGCGGCTCCGGAGTGCGCGGACTGGTGTTCGGCGAAGTGATTCTGTCCACGCGGGTGTACCTGAGCCTGGGGTGTGAGTATTATGTGGAAAAGCAGCCCGCGGAGGCGGTGGCCTGGGTGGAAGGGCGGTTGCGGTTGCTGGAGGACGCGCAAGACCAGTTCCGGGTGCAGATCGCGCACGCGAAAAGCACGCTGCGTGagctggcggcgctggacggcgcgggcggcgcggacTGGGCGGCTGAGTCATCGGGGGAAGACGGACTGCCGCTGATGGAGATCCgcgaggagctggacgaggaCGGCAACGTGACGAGCGGCGCGGTGCGTCGCGCAGGCGGCCCGGAAGCGGGCGCGAAGCGGGTGGATGCCGCGGAGGAGGGGCTGCCGTTGATGGAGATCCgcgaggagctggacgaggaCGGCAACGTGACGGGCGGCTCGGTAcgccgcgctggcggcaacgtgcagcgcgcgggccgcgccgccagTGCGTCTGACGCGGGCCATAAAAGTCAAGATACTGGGGCTGCACGGCCCGACCAGGCAGCCGAGGAGCGTCTTGAGCAGGACTTagcgccgcagcagccTGCAGAAGATGCCGGCGGGTTGGATGAGTTTTACGAAGTCCTTGAGGAGATGGGCATCACAGCTCCTCGTGAGAGCGTTGATGTTGGCACGCCTGTGGAAGCGGCAGAGAGTGGGCCTGTGTCCCGCGTGAACGCCATTGACCACGACGACATATACTCGTTTGATGAACTTGTCAGGCAGCTTGAACAGACAGATCTCGATAGCGATGACGACTTTGACCCTTCCGAGAGCCAGTACGATTATGAGTCTGCCAAGCTCGCCCTTGGATGGGACAACGAGGACAACGGGAACTCAGAATATGAGGATGAAGATGAAGATGAAGATGATAATGACTATGATGGCACGTATATGCCCTCGGTAGTGCCTGGTGGAGCCGCCCAAGCTTCATTTTTTGCGCAGGTCAATAAGCTGCGGGCTGAGAAACTCTCAAAAATGGAGAAAGCCCCTGTTACCCCTCGGCCGATCCTGAAAAATCGCCGTCCAACAACTTCCTCCAAGAAGTCAGTCGGCTTTGCTCCGAAGTTGGATATCTACGAGGTTGAAAATGTGAAGAAAGAAACAAAGGCGAATACATTCAGCTTTCCTCGCAATCGCTATTTGCTAGACCAGCAAGATACCCGGTCAAGTACACTTGATGACGATGGGTTTGACAGCGAGCTTTTTGCGCGCCTAATTGGTGCTAAGCCAGCGGATGAGATTCACGGCAGGTTTCAAACGAACTGGGACCAATCTGCTATTAAATCAAAACCGAAGATATCGTTGTTTAAGCAAAATAGGGGATCATTGCTGGGTGACGTTTTGGAGCGCGAACCAGCCATGAACGATACCGTCGAGCGCGAACCCGCCATCAACGACATCGTCGAGCGCGAACCCGCCATCAACGACATCGTCGAGCGCGAACCCGCCATCAACGACATAGTCGAGCGCGAACCCGCCATCAACGACATAGTCGAGCGCGAGCCTGCCGTGAGTGACATCGTCGAGCGCAAATCATCCAAATTGCTGACAAAAAAGGATCTCAAATCATTGCGCAAGCCAAGGGAAGCATCGCGTATCGTCGAAACAATTAACTTTTCGGACTCAGAAGAAGAGATACAAGACAGTTCCGTGCAGGCCGATATCAACGAATCGGCTGAAAATTCTTCCGATAAACATCACCATAGAGCCCCGGTTCAAGACCAGTCCTTTCCAGCTGTCATTCAAAAACATATAGACGCCCGCGATGATGTTATTCAGGATATAAAGGTAGATTACCAACTTCTTGGCAGAGACCTGGATGATATGGCGAAAGCTTATGCTCTCGGCGCATATGATGATGATGTAGATGATCCTGGGGCTCTATTAGAAAAACTGGAAGATTTGAAGGTCTATAACGCGCTGGTGGAGGAATTGAAAGACGATATATCGGATTTCCGCGACGGTTCGACTAGTGCTGCGGATAAGGAGGATAGCGATGAACCAGTCATTTCAGACGTAATTGAGCACGATCTGAACGACGCAATGTTACCCAATTCGGATGATATTGATGTGCAATACGATAGGCTGATCGACGAGGTTTCGTTACAATATCACAGCATGCGCAAGAGAATGGTTGCCTCTAGTGCAATAGTTTCCAACGTCACAGAAGAATCCCTCGAGTTAGAACCTATTGACGAATTTGGGAATCCAATTACTACTAGCAGATTCAAAACTGCGCTTACGAAACCTGTTTTACCAATTCCTTGA